In uncultured Fibrobacter sp., a single window of DNA contains:
- a CDS encoding TIGR02147 family protein, whose translation MKPVVEYTSYRVYIRDFYAERKERTGFTWRDFAKAAGYSSPVFLKLVCDSKANLSEAGVERVASAMGLVGVDLQYFRQLVAFNQEKSSAAKKRIFAEMRKLADENSFALVGEDQYDYYGSWLNPVLREMAPRLTGATPAQMAGELVFNSDTTSVKKSLKLLEKNGFLEKDELGRYSQSNRAVTTGNLDVTSLAVREMHRQMGELGVQCLDQVPVNERDVSGLTIGISEHAFEKITKEIAEFRRRISSIVMDDSGEERVYRLNVQLFPLTRNLPKEERHA comes from the coding sequence ATGAAGCCCGTAGTGGAGTACACAAGCTATCGCGTCTATATCCGCGATTTTTATGCTGAGCGCAAGGAACGCACCGGTTTTACGTGGCGTGATTTTGCAAAAGCGGCCGGTTATTCCTCTCCTGTATTTTTAAAACTCGTTTGTGACAGCAAGGCCAATTTAAGCGAGGCCGGCGTCGAGCGTGTTGCTTCGGCTATGGGGCTTGTCGGTGTTGATTTACAGTATTTTAGGCAGCTGGTAGCGTTTAACCAGGAAAAGTCTTCTGCAGCAAAGAAAAGAATCTTTGCCGAAATGCGTAAACTTGCCGACGAAAACTCCTTTGCCCTGGTCGGCGAAGACCAGTACGACTATTACGGTAGCTGGCTTAATCCGGTTCTTCGAGAAATGGCTCCTCGTTTAACAGGGGCGACTCCTGCCCAAATGGCGGGGGAACTTGTCTTTAATAGCGATACCACGAGCGTCAAAAAATCGCTCAAGCTTCTCGAAAAAAATGGCTTTCTCGAAAAAGATGAACTAGGACGCTACAGCCAGAGTAATCGTGCCGTTACAACCGGCAACCTTGATGTCACCTCTCTTGCCGTCCGTGAAATGCACCGTCAAATGGGCGAACTGGGCGTACAATGTCTCGACCAGGTCCCAGTCAACGAGCGCGATGTTTCGGGCCTAACCATAGGAATCTCCGAACACGCTTTTGAAAAAATCACCAAGGAAATTGCTGAATTTCGCCGTCGCATCAGCTCGATTGTGATGGACGATTCCGGCGAAGAACGCGTTTATCGATTGAACGTGCAGCTGTTCCCCCTTACTCGCAACCTGCCGAAGGAGGAACGCCATGCTTAA
- a CDS encoding 23S rRNA (pseudouridine(1915)-N(3))-methyltransferase RlmH, which produces MKWVLAVFGRAGSPFIADEVDKYVKRLRGGVFPLEVVELKESKIDDRVQALAQEAALFDKKFPKSEYKRVILSEEGKLMDTVKLSDTLRDRFPGNIVFLIGSAYGIDENLKKTADLLLSLSPLTFTHDHARVLFAEQLYRVQMVMLNHPYHHR; this is translated from the coding sequence ATGAAATGGGTTCTAGCAGTTTTCGGGCGTGCAGGTTCGCCGTTTATTGCCGACGAGGTCGACAAGTACGTGAAGCGCTTGCGTGGGGGAGTGTTCCCGCTCGAAGTCGTGGAACTCAAGGAGTCCAAGATAGACGACCGCGTGCAGGCGTTGGCGCAAGAAGCGGCTTTGTTCGACAAGAAATTCCCGAAATCCGAATACAAGCGCGTTATTTTGTCTGAAGAAGGCAAGCTGATGGACACCGTCAAGCTGTCGGACACCTTGCGCGACCGTTTTCCGGGAAACATCGTGTTCTTGATTGGGTCGGCGTACGGCATCGACGAGAACCTGAAAAAGACCGCCGACTTGCTTCTTTCTCTTTCGCCGTTGACGTTTACCCATGACCATGCGCGTGTGCTTTTCGCTGAACAGCTCTACCGCGTCCAGATGGTCATGCTGAATCACCCGTATCATCATAGATAG
- a CDS encoding metallophosphoesterase family protein — MLYGICSDIHSNAVAFEAVIASMKDNNVDRKVCLGDLVGYGADPDECVRLARENMDICIIGNHDSVAIKHESSAGFNPYAKQAIEWTQNHLSDESVSFLRTLPYICEENDICFVHASPLSPADWVYVTELEDALDAFEHFKGRYCFVGHTHSPVIVASRPNAIPKILDEYEYRIEDTERLLVNVGSVGQPRDRDPRSCWCLLDTETKCVRLIRVDYDVYQTQERMKKAGMPSFLIDRLSVGR, encoded by the coding sequence ATGCTATACGGTATTTGTTCTGATATCCATTCGAATGCGGTTGCCTTTGAAGCGGTTATTGCTTCTATGAAAGACAACAACGTCGACAGGAAAGTTTGTCTTGGTGATTTAGTGGGTTACGGTGCCGATCCGGACGAATGCGTTCGTCTTGCTCGCGAAAATATGGACATTTGCATTATCGGTAACCACGACAGTGTGGCAATCAAGCACGAGTCCAGCGCCGGGTTCAACCCGTATGCCAAGCAGGCGATTGAATGGACCCAGAATCATTTGTCCGACGAATCCGTCTCGTTCTTGAGGACGCTCCCGTACATTTGCGAAGAAAACGATATTTGCTTTGTGCACGCCTCTCCGCTTTCGCCCGCGGACTGGGTGTACGTGACCGAGCTCGAAGACGCCCTCGACGCTTTTGAACATTTCAAGGGCCGCTACTGCTTTGTGGGGCATACGCACAGCCCGGTGATTGTGGCGAGTCGCCCGAACGCCATTCCCAAGATTCTGGACGAATACGAATACAGGATCGAAGACACGGAACGCTTGCTGGTGAACGTGGGCAGCGTAGGCCAGCCTCGTGACCGCGACCCGCGCTCTTGCTGGTGCCTGCTCGATACCGAGACCAAGTGCGTACGCCTGATTCGCGTGGACTACGACGTGTACCAGACGCAGGAACGCATGAAAAAAGCCGGCATGCCGAGCTTCCTCATCGACCGCCTCAGTGTGGGCAGGTAA
- a CDS encoding Rpn family recombination-promoting nuclease/putative transposase yields MNAKRIPFEQLPITNRFMFAKVFGHKEIAKPFLEAVLGIRIHELKDPEPEKTIDVSPFYKGIRYDVFVRETGPNGEVLRSFDIEMQMEDNEDIPKRTRYYQAMCDSEALNKGEVYYKLKDLYIMFLCPEDIFGQGKAVYRFKNLEVDNPKIELGDLCYKNFYIFNKYRDVAEKSIREYLEYFATRNPSSPETKKIDRMVKWYQTDNETRKRYMTWQQEIDIAVDRERQRANEIQKQADAEKARADEAEARADKYEKMLRELGIL; encoded by the coding sequence ATGAATGCAAAACGCATTCCTTTTGAACAGCTCCCCATTACGAACAGGTTCATGTTTGCAAAGGTGTTTGGCCACAAGGAAATTGCAAAGCCGTTCCTTGAGGCTGTGCTTGGCATTAGGATTCACGAGCTCAAGGATCCCGAGCCCGAAAAGACTATTGACGTAAGCCCGTTCTACAAGGGTATCCGCTACGATGTCTTTGTAAGGGAGACTGGCCCAAATGGAGAAGTCCTCCGCAGTTTCGACATTGAGATGCAGATGGAAGACAACGAGGATATCCCCAAGCGGACCCGCTACTACCAGGCAATGTGCGACAGCGAGGCGCTGAACAAGGGCGAAGTTTACTATAAGCTGAAGGATCTCTACATCATGTTTCTGTGCCCCGAGGACATTTTCGGGCAGGGGAAAGCTGTCTACAGGTTCAAGAATCTTGAGGTCGATAACCCGAAAATTGAATTGGGGGACCTCTGCTACAAAAATTTTTATATATTCAATAAGTACCGCGACGTCGCCGAGAAATCTATCAGGGAGTATCTGGAGTACTTCGCAACAAGGAATCCGAGTTCTCCAGAAACCAAGAAGATTGACAGGATGGTGAAGTGGTACCAGACGGACAACGAAACGAGGAAACGCTATATGACTTGGCAACAGGAAATCGACATCGCTGTAGACCGTGAACGTCAGCGTGCAAATGAAATCCAAAAGCAGGCTGATGCGGAAAAGGCCCGTGCTGATGAAGCGGAGGCTCGTGCAGACAAGTACGAGAAAATGCTTCGCGAACTCGGCATATTGTAG